The Dermacentor silvarum isolate Dsil-2018 chromosome 11, BIME_Dsil_1.4, whole genome shotgun sequence region gtttcgtactgtCGTCTGCTTGCgccagctctcgctcgcgcttttATGGTTTCCTTGGTTTGGTATCGTTCGGGCTTGTTTCGATTGGAATGGTTTGTGATTGACTGTTACAATGATGAGTTTAAACCGATACATCCTGATGGAATGGTTTTTGGAGACAGTGCGAGCTATCTGATTCTGTACGACAAGAAGGATTCTGAAAACAAGGACGCGGATGCGACACCCTGTACTTCATTCTCCTTGAATTTTGAACGCGGCGACGCCGCAACAGAAAAGAGCACCACCAACATGATTATGATCAGTGGAAAcgacgtcgtcgtcttcataAGACATGGCTCGAGTGAAGAACGAATGACGAATAACGTAAACACAGTGCCGTCCTGTCAGCGGACAAAGAAAAAAGCACGCCACATCTCGCCTCTATTGAAAGGAGGCGAGATTTGCATACTATCGCATGACTATCACGGCGGCTAGCCGCCAGTTATTGTGGCcgctctgccgcagctgcgttttgacGCCGTCGGTGCGCCGAGCGCGTTTTACCGCTACGGTTTGTGGTGCTTTCTACGGCGGAGATCGCTCCGAGATAGCGcagagtagcgcgtgtcgtctgttcaccgatgacgccattgATAAGCCTTGCGGAGAGCCCGTCAAGGCAAAGTACTGCATGAGGCCAATCGCGCCCACGTGTCTTccgcgcgctgcctctcgcaatctcgcgattagcgagtcagtcgagccacacttcgctccgttcacagcgtgccgcacgagacatattgtccgcgccagccaatataacgccaaatcaaaacacgtatagagctgcgctccaaTTTCGCGGTATGGAGTATTGTAATCGTTGGTGCATTTTTAGTGGCTTTCTTCGGAGTGGCTCTCTTGAAGAAATGATGTTGTCAAGCTGTTAACCAATACAGCCGTATCATTGCTATCAAAATGAAATGTATTTTGAGACAAATTTAAAATCACCTTGATAGATATGTTCACAGAGAAAGCGGCAGAAGACGAGAGACCTTATAAGTAGCACACAcgccccctctccctctctctctctctctctgtttttctttTACCATTTTGACTCCCTTCACCCTAttctgcaacccccccccccccttatccaCCTCACATTCGGGCGTGCTGGGGAGTCGGGTATTTAAAACAGCCAACGAAAACAGCTGTTTCCATTATGAAGACGTGACAAGACCTGCTTTCCTTTGTATAAATGTTGGCTCCCTTCCGGGACATCCTTGGTTGGACCAGTGTCGACCGCCACAAGCCTTTCTCTTCCTTTCAACCTTTCCCTTAATGTAGTCCGTGTGATTCATTTTGATGATCGCAAACTTTGCTCGTCACTGTGGGTGTTGCTGAGTTATTCttttattgcgctagcactaGAAGGGCCGAAGGGGAAATATGTATGTGCGTGAAGTGTGGGACGCTGTTCACATGGTAGACGTGGATAGGATATGGGAGAGCTGGGAAGAGattgtatgtgtgtatgtgtgtgcgtataCGTACGTACATATACAGTGCAGCTGACGCTGGTCTTCTCCGGACTACCGACCGTTTCACTTCGCTCTTCGAAGAGGGAGGACGTGtgccgagtgagctcctgaacaacaattcttaatgtggtgaacatggtttaaatcATAGTTCCCGGACCTCAAATAGGTGTAACTTATGCTAGTGTAGTTCTCTCGCATTCACCGCTGAATCACCACTGAATTACGCTTGAGAATTTAGGCCACCAAAGGGTTGGTATATTCCAGTTAGCTCTAAAGCTTCCCTGGCCCTCGGGCATTCATTCACGAGTGACGACGTACATAGGGCCTTCGGCCTTCAACTAATACAAATTCGAATGCGCTCAAGGCGTATAAGTCAGTTGCGCTGCCCAGGTGGCGCTCTGATAGCGCTAGTCCATCAAATAAGTAGACTGGGTGACTATTTGTTACCGCCCCGTTTCCCAGGTGATGCCAATAAACACCATTATAATCATCGTCCACAGTGCCCAGCATTTCGCGTATTTCTGTTTTGGGTGAGCTACCAAACTCGGTACTAAGGCAATAAATGcgcaaatggtttccagcagaacgtatggacacggacagaaaaaggacgacgacacacgctggactagcaactgattccagttgctagtccagcgtgtgtcgtcgtcctttttctgtccgtgtccatacgttctgctggaaaccatttgtgctatgtgcaaccaatgAGCTCAGGCCAACACTATTCTGAAGTTCCTTTCTAGTTCTCTGAGCCCCTCTTCTGTGTTCCAATAAATGCGAGCAGCCACAGCCACGTGTAATCTGTCGGCTGCGTTGCGGTGGCAAGTTCAGAAAATTTAATGCATGGAAAGATTTGTTACTGCCCACAAAGAATAATGAGTATGTGGGGCCCAATATGTACACAGAACATGCGAAATCGTAGGCGCCGTTTCCCCGCGTTGCTGTTTTCTAGTACCGCAGGAGGTCAGGCGAAAGTGGACTTATACTTAAAAACTCGCTCATAAGGATAGACTGAAGGAGGGAGATAAAACACATGCGCTGACTACAACTGGGTGATTGCTTGGAAAAAACCGCTGGTACATAAGGCAACATACAAAAACAGTGCACATGCGGCCCCCCGACATCCTCTTAACGCTTATCACGCATCCATCCTCTTGTACCTCGTTTAAGGgctatttttgtgtgaaacaccACCAGCTCGCAAAGTTTGATACTATTGTGGACAATGAACCGTCGCAATGTGTGTCCATTGATTCGATTCACACGTGACCACTCAGAAACATTGTTCTTGAACAAACAGCTAATTGAGCTAATAAAGTGACAGAATTAGCCGCACCCGGACTGACCGTCAAAGCGTCTGAGCAGGTGTCTACGTTCTTCTGTTTGACAGTCGGCTACAAACATGCGCCAGCGGCAAAATTTCCAGCAGTCATCATATGTAAATCGCACGAATAGATTGCGAAGTCTCTGCGAATACGCAAGTGAAATTTGCTTTGGTGCGAGAGCGGCGTGGGGGTGATCGTTTTGTCGCTATGGCAAAGTGTAATGTCACGTTTCCATCTATttactagcccccccccccccccccccccctcaaatagGTATCGTCGTATCTGGCTCTAAGAACCGTGTCACCTGCTTCTGTCATGCTTGTCAACTGGATAACGCGGATCACAGACAGCGCATCCTTCAATGAGCTATCACTTAAATTGTTGTGCACGACTGTTGTAGGTTAGAGAACCAACGACTGCGTGCTAGACTTGTTCGGTTGCTTTCGTGTTTTGTGGGGTATGGAAATGAGTGGGCACCCTTTTGGTGCGCTGCGGCACAGGCAAATCCCAGTAAATTTATGTACCTTTTCCACTCCTTGAAAACCCAAAATACCTACAAAAATGAGCCCTCACCAAGTGCAAAAAAACATACAGCCAAACGAGTTATACTTCGTAATACCAGCGTAAATTTGTGCGCCAAGCGGTGACTAGTTCTAGCAAGCGACTTTTTCCGCATCATGGTCTCTCGATGAAATACCAACTTTTTCATCATGAGAAGCGTTCCTGTCAAAGAACAAGACTCAAGAGGCGCACGCGCATAAGACAATACAAATAAAAAAAGTATAAGTACAACTGACCGAAACGCCCtataagaaagaagaagaaatgaactttattgaaagggctGGCAGTTTGATTTTCGTGGCCTCAGGTGGTGGCTCGAAGTCCATGggctcgggcggcatcttcggcttgccagatggcccagagctggtcttccagctccaaACTGCAAATTATGCAAACCAAACTACTGGTCGAGGGTTTTCGAAGTGCTAGAAACAACCATAATAAGAAATTCCTAAGCACTTTGTTGAATCCGCAGCACTAACCCGGCGCCACTGAATCCGGCACCACGTAGGACGCTGTGGCGAGAAATCTGGCGTCACTGGTGCCGATGTCACTGTGGCTCGGCGAGAAGGTGAAGCATTCATCAGACCTATGCGGCTGGAACGCTCCATGGAGAGTGAGAATAGGCACCGTCTCCAACTGCTCAATATACTACACTTAAAGACATTTCAGTGACACCCATGGAAAGCTTATTCTACTAAACTGTATCAAATATTATTGCATTTTCTGATAAAATTGGACATTGCTTGAATGAATGATAGCTGCAGTAATAAGCAGCAACTTCAAAGCCTAGAATATGAAAATAAAACTCACGCCATTATTTTACACTTTTCACTAAACATTGTTTAGGGCTTTAGATGAGACATACAAAGGGAAGGACACACTAGGCAAAACGGCTACTACCAACTGATTTATTGACGCAAAACACCGAGCATAGTGCAATTTCTGCGCACGCGCAACACAAGACAGATGGCGTGACAGTAAAGACTTACCTCTCTTGATACAGCTTTGCTCCGAACAGGTGCTTCTCTGAAGAATATAAGGTGCTCAATTATCACTGGCACACGTGGGACCTTTCTGACAAAGTGTACCTCCAAGATTTGTGATATATTGTCTTTTGCACCATTAATACGTCGGTAGCTGACGCTTGGGTTCGGTGATGTGCCGTTTCCTTTGCATGCCTCATCTATGGCCCAAAACAAGGTTCAGTAAACCCCGCCACCTAATTGCGCAAGAAGTTGTTTCCGGCTAGTGCATTTCGCTGACGCGTTTCAACTTTCTCAGGCTAGGCTTATCAACAGCATTTGCGTAGCCTGTTTCCCGCATTTATGGAATCCGGTTTTACTAACAGCATGAATTTCTGTTTCAGAAGTGCAATTTCATTGTCCCCATTACCTTCAAGGGCTGGTTCACATATGAAGTCCAACAGTCAGTGGGAGACACCCCGCTTAAGGACGCTCTGGGAATAGGAAATGTCGTGGAGAGTAGTAAAAAACTTACCGCAAGCGATAGCTTGACGGTGCTTTACAACGTTAGTGGTGTATTTCAACATACAGTCGTTTGCACATCTAAAAAAACGACATAACGTCGAGGGATTTCATAATAATTACGACTGATACGGTGTTTGGACAAGCCTGGGACATTGTTTTGTGGACATATGACAGAATGAAAATTCGGAGGTCGGATTTACCCTGTGCGTTTAGTGTTCTCAACCACTTTTCGCACCACAGTAATAATCCTGAAAACATAAGTGGAAGCAATAAAGTTTCTCAAATATATAATGCATAAAATGTGTGTTTCTCTAGTGTTTCTGCAGGGACTTTCCGGCTGCATGTTTAAGCTTTTTAGTCACAGTTATCGAAGCGCTTAAGTGTTTTCATACTTTCCGCACAAAATTTCAATAATATATACTACATGCGCGTTCCTTTACGGTATTACGCGAACGATGACGCAACAATAACGTGCACaagaaattatgcagatccaacgcacgtgTTCGAATCTATCTGAAACGAAGTTTTCATGACAGGGTTAAATAAATGCACATAGAAAAGGGGCTTACTTTCATTTTATGCAGTGTACTATCTCTTAAAATGTGTATTTTTATATCCACCGCAAATGTTTGTGCAGTGCTTCGCTCACAAGTTATGCCTAAATGCAAACTCCAAATAAGGCGGATGCATTGTGAGACGTATGCGCAGCGATACCACAAGGACGAAGGCGATGCACGATGCTTGTCGAAACAAGTATGGTTTGCACACAGCATTTAGCGCTGCCATTCTTGGAAGGACAGTGAGAATACTACTTCGTTTATAACATGATATTACTTCTGAGAAAGGTTATCTAACCTAGTAAAAGTAAATTGTGAACCATCGTTCGTAACAGTTGCTTCTGTCCATCGGCAACCTACAAACAATCTGCGCAGTTTCTCCCCCATATTTTCGATATTTATTACATTCATCATGAACACTTCGGCTCTTTTTGGGAGGACAATCCGCAAACACAAGAAACAGTGTGGATCCCGGTTGGCCAAAATCAGTGAGCGATCTGTCCTAAGCGCGTAAGGAGATGCCAAGACTATAAAGAAGTTTTGGACACAGCATTTCTGTCACATTCATTGTGTGGCGCTATCTATCACTGTGCGTTCATATAGTGTCAATAAGTGGTACGTGAATCACGACCATGCCACGTGGCTTCGCGGCAGCATCTTTATAAGCGTTATTCCAGAATGACTAAAAGCTTTTCGTGTAGGGACCCGGGGATGGTATGCGCTTGTTACATGTTCTCGTTCGACAGAAAGTTTATTGCGTAGATCCAGACAAGGTTCTAGCAAATCATCTGTAATGTTAAGCGTAAATCGCATTCTTATTGACAATTTGTCTTTTGGCGGGTGGAGCCTGATCTGTTTTGAATAATGTAAAACGTCAAGCACTGAAAAGCGGTGCATTCGCTCTGGCTTATTTGCTTCGCTAGCAAGCGGCAGCCTCTACAATACGACAGCAGTTGCAATATCGCTCGACTTGCAGCGTGCAGCGGTGTCCAATATTGGGGGGAACACGGCTCAATATGGCCGCGTAGGCTGCAATCCGTGGAGCTCCAGTGCTTCCGGCGCGGCCGCGCTTCAGCGATGCGGCACCGGCACACATGCACCCAGGTGAAGTGCTTCGCTTCGTTTGCTACAGCGTTGGCGCGAACCAACGGGTACTCGGTTGCCTAAACGCAGGCGACCGAGTACCCGAGGCGTCGTCGAGGGAAAGCGCACTTCACTCACTGGAGCATTTTCCGGGTCGTTAGGCTACAGCTTGTGAAtatgcataaacataaacaagCTTCTCAACTCATAAATGACTTCAATTTTTTGTATGAAAGTAAAAGAGGAAAAGTTATTGTTTGCGCGCTCTTTATTAAGCTGGTgccattttattttactgccacagCTGTTGGTGCAGAGCATCCGGAGAACCCATCAGGAGTGCTTTTAATGTATCTTTCGCTTTAACAAATCATCCCAGAGTCTTTCACTTGTGAGTGACCAGCCACTCAATTGAGCAGCCGCTGGCAGCAGCGTATAAGCATCGTAAGCTCATAAGAGAGGGTAGCATGACGCAAACGAAACATGAGCTCGGCGGTAGGTCGCCTTGACGCCCATGCCAGTAAAATGTAGACAGCCAAACCTCAGTCTATCTGGGTCAGGCCTGGCTTGGCTTTTGCCAATAGCCACCCCATTCGCCGACCACTGGCAGGCGACACCGGGCCAGTGACTTCCCCGCGACGGCAACATCATGGCTTATCCGCGGCTAGCGTTCCTTTGCCGGTATTCATGTTTATAATTTACCCACTCAttctacccccctcccccctcaagAAAAATAAGCTCATCATACTCACCAAATTTGTCCGGTGCCCACTTCTATAGCGTAACGCAGAGGCCATGTGTTGCTTCAGGACGTACACGCCACAATTAACCCGTTATAACATTTTAGCGTGAATATGCATATGACGTTTTGTGAAGAAAACATGAAGCAAATAACGGACTTAATTACCTGGCAAGGCGTAATGTAAGCTAGAAAACCCATACGTTGATTACAGAATTTCACTCCAACCACCTATTCAAAATGGATCGAAGCAGCATTCGCATGCTGTGCATTGACTCCAAGGATacgaaaaaaattaaacaaaaatgtCCGCACCGCCTATTTTACATCAGCTTATCAATGTAATCAAATGATTGATCGATGATTCCCCTAATTAAGACCTACTTCCCGCATCATGCTTGCAACAATGGACCGGTACTGCTTCCGCAATTTTACATAAAGTatgacaacaaaaaaaaatcaccgccccttccactccgtaaaAATGGTCGAAAAGCAAAGCTGTGCATTTGCGGCCCCTtcgctggcccgaacggcgctacttgcgagggatgggacgcgtcggcgtacACGGGCGACGGTGTTCCTATAGCGGGTtcctcacgcttttttttttctacgacgcTCTCAGGCAAGAGCTccgtatagaccttttcacaaaccgacgtttgagcagcgccatttgccgacgcgggcgacgtctagcgtcagaacatgttatgccaccattttggactgtgcgtcttgcgagagcaggccggccgcacttcgttTGTGTGATGTTCGCCGAGGATTGTTTCAATTTTCTCCCGCTTCGCTTGACTTGTTACGTGTtgcacgtgctcgcgtgagcgatCTGTGTGAGGAGCAATGggaacagcaagcccagccagtggatctGACATTttgtcgtcggtagcggcggtagccgcgtctgcttcgtcgagacctggcgtgctaatcagcggtaagTATTTTTCATTGCTGTTGCTGGGAACATGTGACTGTAGTCGcagattgaatctgatcaccatcgcggttgagggttacctcatttagcgacAGCAgacgcgtacgtagctgtcgagCTAGAACTAGGCGCCGGCGGCCagccgacgcgtgtcagcggttggtagatatgcggtggttactccgtacgcttccgacgcaactcagCGCTCAGTCATGCTaaatttattgaatctggtgcagcgcagggtgctcataaccaaatgtcaaagcaggaGCGTGAcgctcgagcagcgcggtacctgcagtgAACTGATGCGCGACAGCGATCACAGATGTCAGCGCAattgatacagcccaggtgctagatttcgaaattacctttatgtgcagggcCGCGCAAGGCGCCTGTGAATGTCGAGAGAATGTCTTGGCGGACACAGGGACTGCATACATCTTAGGaaacgatttttccagatcgttgcgaagttccaatttaccgactagttctctcgcagaatgCTTCAAtgtgtcttataccggtgtcacacggtcacttttgatcgcgatcgagcccgatggATCGAAATTTTCGACCGCGATCGGCTCCGTTCCGCCGATCGAGCAAAGCAATTTGATCCAGATCGGGCTTGATCACGTTCAAAAGTGCGCTGCGTGACCCCCGTATTGGGCAGTGGAATGAAGTGTTTGAAAGAATAAGAAATGTAgtctctgccactacatacgagaaaatattgcatcgaagagctgacaattctcacATGTGCCAAAAatggtttaccaaaatgcgttatgtaactgatgtgtgcattggttcatattagactgaaatgctacGTCCTTCTTCACCGGCATGCTATTTCAGAAGCTCATTTGTAGCAGAGGTACTTAGCAAAATAATTGCAGGGAAGTATTAAGGAACATGAGTGAGCATGTGAAAAAACGGTGCTTTACACGCAAACATAGGGTGACACCCTATTTCTTTATTTGCAGAAAACTTCGTTTATGCCCATCCGGATGACATTAAAGAATGGACCGAGGACATGCGGGACTGGCCTGAAATTAGGGGACCAGATATAGTGTATTATTTACTGCATTCGAAGGCCTGCGACCTGCAAGAAGTACGATGTTACAAGTCCTTGCAGTCATACAACTATCTGCAGTCAGGCTGGGTCGGCAAAGTTCTCCTGCACAAGGTGAATGAAGACATTGTGCTTTTAAAGGCAGATGTCACGCCTTCACAAGCTATAAATAGCAAGCCTCATCGTGTGTGGGTGTCCGCAAAGAAGCAAGGTGAAGTTTTACGTGCAGGCTGCACCTGCATGGCTGGACAAGCCAGAGTTTGTAGCCATGTAGGCGCCGTACTATGGAAAATAGACTGTGCTGTTTCCCGTGGCATGACTGGAAAGACTTGTACCGACGAAGCTGCAAAATGGAACAAGGGTACAACTCGAAACGTCCAGCCCTCTGAAATTGAGGCAATCAACTTCAAGCTTCAAAAAAGAACTGTTGACCCAGCTGTACAGCGTCCAGCACGAAATGTGCAAGTGCTGCTTTCTGAAGCTGAAGTCAAGAAGTTGCGTGATAACTCCGGTTACCCTGAGCTGTTCAATATACCAGGTATGCTTCGTAGCACCTATGAAACTCCACCAGTGATTACAGAACCACAAGTGACAgcttaagaaagtaaaaaaataGCTTGACTTCTTGATGTAACTGGATTAACTGGCTAAAAACACCATTAATGCATGTTTTGCTGTGAAACATCAATGACAGTATTCTGAAAGTGACAGCTTTACATTTGAAATGTAAACATTGCGGCAGACTTGCCTCCAAAACCTGTCCACCCTAAAGAACGTGTCGAATTGGCATCGAAACGTCAGTTCTTTAATGAATCTTTCGTTGGAGTGCAGTATTTTCCCTCTAGCTTTACATTTTGTGATGACGCTGGATGCTAAAATCAGCTTCTTAGTTCCTAAAGGCCATATTTATTCTAAAGCTGTGAGCTGCAGTGATAGCGATGTTGTTAGCTTTACATATTCAATAAGTTGCACTACAGTCTCTCCACTGACATGCTTTCTTACATTCACTTCCAGGAACACTGTTGCACACAACGTTTACAGCAGTACCCCGCCTGGCTGCACCAATAGCTGACCATGATGACTTGCAGCACTGTGCCCATGACGACATCAGTACACTGCCCACGAGCTGTGACCGGTGCAACAGTTTCTACACAAAGTTTATAGATATTTCACCAAGAGCTGCTGCATGCCTCGAGGAAAACACAAGAGAGCAGGACAGCCCGCTTTGGAAAGTTGCTCGCTGCTTGAGGCTAACGGCATCAAATGTTAAAAGGGTGCCTAAAAAGAGCACAACTTCATGTAAAGCTGCAGTGGTAGCCATGTTGTCACCTAGATTTTCAGGGAATGCTGCTACAAAACACGGCCATAAATACGAGCCTGTTGCGCGTGATCAGTTTTCAAAAAAAACTGGGCTAAATGTGACACGCTGTGGCACAGTTGTACATGCGACAATGCCTTGGCTGTCTGCTTCACCTGATGGTGTTTTGCAGGCAGCTGACGCACTCCTAGAAGTGAAATGCCCATATGTAATGGATGCAGTAGACCTAATAAGGGCAGGGAAGTATGATGTGAAGGAAGTCGGAGATAAATACATACTGCCAGAGAATGGCCCTAACGGGTATTATGGCCAAGTGCAATTCCAGATGTATTGTACTGGCCGCAAGCTATGCTACTTTTACGTTTGGAGTGTAAAAAGTGATGCACTAGTAACGGTGCCCTTTGAAAGCTCTTTTGTAGTTGCTCAAGTGCCAAGACTACAAAAGTTTTACTTCTGCGAGCTGTTGCCGGAAATGGAAAAGCAGCATGCACAAGGCAAACTTTCATTGTGTAAGGAGTATATGAAACTATGTGAACTGTGATTGCTAGCAGCATTGAACTTTGCAGCGCTGGAAAAGTGCATGCCAGCCCAATTTGTGTAAATAAATGTCTAACCATGTAACACACAGTGCAATAAAATTTATTTCCAGAATGATACTGTGATGAACTGCATGGTTGAGTGCCTACTCATCCCTTCCTTCGACACATCTGGCAATTAAAGGGCCTTTTAAATTGCAGAGGCCAGCACAGACAAATATCATGTCACTTATGATTTTCTTTGATCGTATTGGCAGGGCTTGCTTGAATATTCTAAATGTCTTCATTCTGTTTATGGCCCTTTCAACGTGTATGCGCACAGACGCAATTCTCCTTGTTTGAGTTACTTCACTTTCACTGAGCTGGGATTTACCTGTAAAGAAACAGCAGGTAAAACAAACAGATTAGTGAAGTTTGGAAAACAAGAGAGGTAAGTTTAACGCTTACCTCTtgcgaaagaaggcacattgagTTTGACGCCTTGAACGTCAAGATATTGGCTCAGCACAATACCTCGGTCGGCCATCACTTCATCACCTGAGCCTAGGAAGTCTTCCACGCCACAGTGACCCATTATATATTTGTCCGAAGCTCTTCCACCATATGCACGAGACACAAACATCACATAGCCATTCGGTGCAATGGCAGTAAGGAACTTCACTGTATTGTGCGCTTTATAGCTGCTGTAGGTTTGAGCTCTAGCAAGCAGCTTCTTAGGCCGCTGAAGGAAGACCTCGGAGCAGTCTATGATGCAGGTTGTTTTCTCATAACCATTCTCAGCAAAAGATTCTGGCATGCTATTTCTGATTAGTGATCGTGGCAGCCACACCACAACTGTCTTCATAACCTTCTGCAACACAGACAGGGTGTGCATGAACAGCTTGTGCACGTATGAAACGGAAATTCCAAATATTTTTGACAAGTGTCCGTAAAGCAGGCCAAGACGCATTCTCATTAAGGTCAGTAGCAGTTGGTCCTCGACTGAGAGTCTTAGGAAGTTCTTGCTGCTTTCAATTTTTACAGCTTTGACTAAGCTGTCAAAGACGGGTTTTGAGATTCCTGTAAAGAATTCACAGTCTTCTTTTGTCAAGCTTGATGACAAGCCTTGCTGCTTTCCGAAACTGTATTGCAGCCCAGATTGGGAATAGGTGTGGTCATTGTGGCCAATTTCCTCCCACTGTGTTGACTTGTCTTTTGTCGATACCTGTTGAAGGGAATTGTTGTAGTTATTGCACTTAAGCTATTCCTTAATATGGGGACTGCTGTCTACACTTAACTCGGAAACTGGTGTCCCTGAGACTATGAGCACTAAAAACACCTGCCAAGCAAGTTTATTCACTGTGCAATGTGACTTTTCTCAAAATGTCCTACAGCCAGAAACCAGTGTGCACAGTGGTGAATTGTTTGCATAATGTGAGTAAACGCTGTACTTCATCAACTTGGGCATTACATTATGGACATTTAATCAGTGGTAACTGCACACATTCTGGGCTTCACTAATACCGGCAGTGTGCCTTGTAGTCCTCTCTCTTATGTGCTCGCTGCGTAATGGCTTGCAATTGTGATTAAGATAAAAAATACCTTGCAATGCTCTTAGTTACCCTAACATGTCAGATGGCTACCTGTATTACTCACACTGTAATATAAAAGTTGACGCAGGAATGCCTAGTAGGCTACCACTATCTGTCACGAGGAAAGTATGTAATAATTGCATCTTGCCAATACTCACactgtggggcagaaacttaggcTTGAAATTATATTGAGGACAGAGCAGTGAGCTATGGAATGGAAAATGACAGGCATAGCATTAAGAGACAAGAAAATACAGTGAGTAGGAGAACAAAAATGAGTAAAAGATATCCTAGCAGCAATCAAGAATAAGAAATGAGTGTGGACAAAGCAAGTAATGGAAATCAGAGGTAACCGCTGGTCTTTTAATGTAATGGAGTGGATTCCAAGAGAATACAAGTGTAACAGGGGTAGCAAAGAGACAGATAGGCAGATGACAAAAAATTAGCGGAGATAAGGTGGCCACAGCTGGCACAGGGTAGGTTAATCAGAGGTTGACTCAAGCcgttgtcctgcagtggacacagtTATGCTGCTGCTAATAGTGATGTGTGTAATTTTATGGTCTAACTTGTGCTCTCTTGCAAAGCATTTATTCATTCAAACTCTAGCTGGAATCTGGAGTGTTCTCAAAACGTTTCACACTCTATGACAGGCACAACTTCTATCAAAGGCAAGAGGGCTGTCACTGATAGTAAGAAACCCATAGCGTGCTATCATCTCGGTCATGTCAGCTGGTAACAGCTGTTACAGGTGTTCACCCGTGAAAGTGGTCTCTGAAGCCAATGCAAAACAAATAAAATGCTTTGATGACACTTACTGTGGAAAAGTGTGCATCTTGAAACTGCTGACAGTCTTCATGTGCTCCCTTGGGTAGCACCTGTGTAAAATACACCACATAACCAACCAGCTGAGATAGCAGGGCTTCATATATTACAGTTATATGAGTCGACAAAATACTCTGGTTACTTACAGTGGAAGTGTCTGCGTCCTCAAAGCGTTCACTGTCTGCTGGTGCT contains the following coding sequences:
- the LOC119432660 gene encoding uncharacterized protein LOC119432660, which encodes FAENFVYAHPDDIKEWTEDMRDWPEIRGPDIVYYLLHSKACDLQEVRCYKSLQSYNYLQSGWVGKVLLHKVNEDIVLLKADVTPSQAINSKPHRVWVSAKKQGEVLRAGCTCMAGQARVCSHVGAVLWKIDCAVSRGMTGKTCTDEAAKWNKGTTRNVQPSEIEAINFKL
- the LOC125941322 gene encoding uncharacterized protein LOC125941322, producing MQTIHHCAHWFLALKCNNYNNSLQQVSTKDKSTQWEEIGHNDHTYSQSGLQYSFGKQQGLSSSLTKEDCEFFTGISKPVFDSLVKAVKIESSKNFLRLSVEDQLLLTLMRMRLGLLYGHLSKIFGISVSYVHKLFMHTLSVLQKVMKTVVVWLPRSLIRNSMPESFAENGYEKTTCIIDCSEVFLQRPKKLLARAQTYSSYKAHNTVKFLTAIAPNGYVMFVSRAYGGRASDKYIMGHCGVEDFLGSGDEVMADRGIVLSQYLDVQGVKLNVPSFARGKSQLSESEVTQTRRIASVRIHVERAINRMKTFRIFKQALPIRSKKIISDMIFVCAGLCNLKGPLIARCVEGRDE